One region of Primulina tabacum isolate GXHZ01 chromosome 1, ASM2559414v2, whole genome shotgun sequence genomic DNA includes:
- the LOC142545625 gene encoding putative aspartic proteinase GIP2 has product MASFAPIFAILLFLVSLSDAQSSFRPKALLLRVEKDASTLQYITKINQRTPLVPVSLVVHLGGQFLWVDCDQNYVSSSYRPVRCRSAQCSLARSTGCGDCVNGPRPGCNNNTCGAIPDNPFTRTATGGELAQDVFSIESTDGSNPGRVATVSNYIFTCAPTFLLEGLARGATGLAGLGRARVGMPLQLAAAFSFPRKFAVCLSTSGIIIFGDGPYSLLPGLEPSFRYTPLFINPVSTASAFSQGDPSDEYFIRINSIRINDKPLSINTTLLTIDSKGNGGTKISTVNPYTTLETSIYRAFTTLFTQEAATRNISRVSAVAPFDVCFSAQNVLSTRVGPSVPYIDLVLQGQNAVWTITGSNSMVYVNDNVLCLGFLDGGSNPRTSIVIGGYQLENNFFQFDLAASRLGFTGTLFGSRTTCANFNFTSNA; this is encoded by the coding sequence ATGGCTTCGTTTGCCCCAATCTTTGCGATCCTTTTGTTCCTAGTATCCCTCTCTGATGCACAATCCTCGTTTCGACCCAAAGCTCTCCTTCTCCGGGTGGAAAAAGATGCTTCTACCCTTCAGTATATCACCAAGATCAACCAAAGGACACCTTTGGTGCCTGTGAGCCTGGTTGTTCATCTTGGAGGCCAATTTTTGTGGGTTGATTGCGACCAAAACTACGTGTCATCCTCATATCGACCTGTTCGTTGTCGCTCTGCCCAATGCTCACTCGCAAGATCTACTGGATGTGGGGATTGTGTCAACGGGCCTAGACCTGGCTGCAACAATAACACGTGCGGTGCTATCCCAGATAACCCCTTCACCCGCACCGCAACCGGTGGGGAGCTAGCACAGGACGTCTTCTCCATTGAATCTACTGATGGGTCAAACCCCGGCAGGGTCGCTACcgtttcaaattatattttcacGTGTGCACCCACGTTTCTACTCGAGGGCCTAGCAAGGGGTGCAACAGGCCTGGCGGGGTTGGGAAGGGCCCGAGTTGGTATGCCATTGCAATTGGCAGCCGCTTTCAGCTTCCCCAGGAAATTCGCTGTTTGCCTGTCCACGAGCGGCATTATAATTTTTGGAGACGGCCCGTATAGCCTCCTCCCAGGATTGGAACCTTCATTTAGATACACCCCGCTGTTCATCAACCCTGTCAGCACCGCGTCGGCTTTCTCACAAGGTGACCCTTCTGATGAATACTTTATCCGCATAAACTCCATCAGAATCAACGACAAACCTCTTTCTATCAACACGACACTACTAACAATCGACAGCAAAGGCAATGGCGGGACCAAAATCAGCACTGTGAATCCTTACACCACCCTGGAAACCTCCATTTACCGAGCATTCACTACTCTCTTCACTCAAGAAGCCGCCACCAGGAACATCAGCCGGGTGTCTGCTGTGGCGCCTTTCGACGTGTGTTTCAGCGCCCAGAACGTCTTGAGCACGCGGGTGGGGCCTTCAGTTCCATACATCGATCTCGTTTTGCAAGGACAGAATGCAGTTTGGACGATTACTGGTTCAAATTCAATGGTGTATGTTAATGACAATGTTTTGTGCCTCGGGTTTTTGGATGGAGGGTCGAATCCAAGAACCTCTATCGTGATCGGAGGGTACCAATTGGAGAACAACTTTTTCCAGTTCGATTTGGCCGCTTCAAGGTTAGGATTCACCGGCACGCTTTTTGGGAGCCGAACTACTTGTGCAAACTTCAACTTCACTTCCAATGCTTGA